In the genome of Thermodesulfovibrio thiophilus DSM 17215, the window GAGAACTCGACTCCCTCTCAGATATTGTGGCATTTGGCATAGCACCATCGATTCTTATTTATAAATGGGGTTTGTATGATTTTGGAAGGATTGGCTTTGCTATTGCTTTTCTTTTTGCAGCCTGTGGTGCATTAAGACTTGCAAGATTTAATATTCAGACAGGAACTATAAAATCTTTTAAAGGCTTACCTATTCCTGGGGCTGCAACAATGATTGCTGCCACAGTGATTTTCTGTCATGAAATCTTGAATATTGCTCCTGAAAAAAATCTATTTTTTCCTGTTATAACACTTATATTATCTTTTATGATGGTCAGTAATATTAAATTTCATGGACTTAAAGAAGTTGATTTCAAAGAGAAAAAACCTTTCTGGCTACTTATTTTTTTCATTCTCTTACTTTTCTTAATAATAATTCATCCACATATTGCAGTATTTATACTTGCCTGTATTTACGTTTTATCAGGTATAATTGAAACTGTTATAATCTTTATTAAAAAAAGAAAAAAACTGGCAAAAAAATTATCTGAAGGTGAGAACCAGAAGACATTAAACACAGAGGTGTACGATGAAAAGAATAAAAATATTTGATACTACATTGAGAGATGGAGAACAATCTCCCGGTGCCTCAATGAACGTTGATGAAAAAATTCAAGTTGCAAAACAACTTAAAAAACTGGGTGTTGACATAGTAGAAGCAGGTTTTCCAATTGCATCTCCTGGAGATTTTGAAGCAGTTAACAGAATATCCAGAGAAGTTAAAGGTATCGTTGTTGCTGGGTTATGCAGAACCCGTGATCAAGACATTGAACGAGCTGCTGAGGCATTAAAACCAGCTGAACAAAAAAGAATACATACATTCATTGCCACATCTGATATTCACCTGAAATACAAACTTCGTATGGATAAACAACAGGTTATTGAAGCTTCAGTCAGAGCTGTTAAAAAAGCCAGGCAGTATACAGATGATGTTGAATTTTCAGCAGAAGATGCCACACGAACAGACTGGGATTATCTGTGTAAAATTACAGAAGAGGTAATAAAAGCAGGTGCTACCACAGTAAACATACCTGATACAGTTGGCTATACAGTTCCTCAAGAGTATGCTGAATTAATTGAATACCTTATAAATAAAGTTCCGAACATAGACAAAGCAATTATAAGTGTTCACTGCCACAATGATTTAGGCCTTGCCGTAGCAAACTCTCTTACAGCAATACTTAAAGGAGCTGGACAGGTTGAATGTACAATCAATGGAATTGGTGAAAGAGCCGGAAACGCAGCACTCGAAGAAATTGTGATGGCATTAAAAGTAAGAAATGATTTTTTCAAAACAGATACTAATATTGTAACACAGGAAATTTACCGGACAAGCAGACTTATCAGCAAAATAACTGGCATGGTTATTCAACCCAATAAAGCAATTGTCGGAGCAAATGCTTTTGCTCATGAGGCAGGCATTCATCAGGATGGAGTTCTTAAAGAAAGAACAACTTATGAAATAATGAAACCAGAGGACATAGGAATTCCAAGTTCCAAAATAGTTCTTGGCAAACACTCTGGAAGACATGCATTCAAGAAGAGACTTGAAGAACTTGGCTTCAGCTTAACAGATGAAGAGATAAATCGTGCATTTGAAAGATTTAAAAAACTTGCAGATCAGAAGAAATATATATTCAATGAAGATCTTGAAGCACTTGTTTCAGATGAGTTTTTAAGAACTGCTGAAGTCTATCAGCTTGCAAACCTTGAAATAAGTGGCGGAATGAATAAAAAGCCTACTGCTACGGTTAAAATAAAAATTAATGATATGGAAAAAGAAATTACTGTTTCCGGTGACGGACCAGTAGATTCTGTGTATAAGGCAATTACAGAGCTTACAAACTCAAAGGCAGAATTAAAAAAATTTGAAATTAAGGCAATAACAGGTGGAACAGACGCTCTTGGAGAAGTAACTGTTATACTTGAAGAAGCCGGACATGCTGTAAGAGGACATGGTTCTGATATTGATATAATAGTTGCTTCTGCAAAAGCTTACATAAATGCATTAAATAAGCTTGCCTTAAAAAATTTGAAGGCTTAATACAAACTGATAGGCTGACCTGCCTGAAGTACCATGCACAAGAGCCCATTCATGGGCTCTTGTGATTAATTCCTCATCAGATAAAATTAACTCAGCTTTTTTGGCATAATGTTTTACAACATTAAGATACTGTTCTTCTGAAAATCTGTAAAAACCTATTCTCAATCCAAATCTTTCAATCAAAGAAGCACGTTCCTGAATGCTGTCCTCAGGGAAGAGTTCATCATCAGTATTTGATATGGATGGCATAAGATGTCTTCTATTAGAAGTGGCATATATAACTGAATTTTCAGGAATCTCTTCAATACCACCATCCATAACAATCTTTAAATCTCTAAACTCCTGTTCATCTTCATTAAAAGATAGGTCATCTATAAAAATAATAAATCTAAAATTTTCATATTCATAAATAAGATCATAAAGATAAGGGATTGTTAGAATATCAGACTTTAAAACCTGAATCATACGTAAAGGAGAATCTTTAAAATAAGTTAAAAGCGCTCGTATAAGAGTTGTTTTACCTGTTCCCCTTTCACCCCATAAAAGGACATTGTTAACCTCCTTTCCTTCAATAAAGGCTTTAGTATTTGAAAGCAACAATTCTTTTTGCCTTTCAATACCTAGAAGTTCGTTAATATCATATACGGGCAGTCTATTAACAATCTTTAATTTTTTCTCTTTACCGTTCCATACAAAGGCTTGATTTTGCTCAAACATAGTCAATTATTATAACATACAATATTTGGCTTTCATTAATAGAAGTTATCTCATAGTTTTAAATTTTCTTAAAAATATAAATTAAACCTTATATCATACCTTAAACCACTCTGACATAGAATGCAATTCTGTAGCTAATTTTGATAAGTTTTCTGCTGCGCGTTTTATTTCACCAATTGAGTTACTTAGTTCTTTTGTTATTATTGAAATATTCTCCATGTTATGGGAAACCTCCTCAGATGCAGATGACTGTTCTTCTGTTGCCACTGCAATTCTCTGTACCATATCAGCAACACCTTCTACATACGATACGATTTCGTCTATGGCTTTCAATGTGTTCTCTACGTGTGCAAGCACTTTCCCTACAGATTCTCTCTCTTCCTTCATAAAGCCAACGGAATCTGAAATCTCGCTTTGCATTGTCTTGACTGTATTTGCTATGTTTTCTGTGGCTACTGTTGTCCTTTCTGCAAGTTGCCTAACATTGTCTGCCACCACAGCAAAACCCTTTCCCTGCTCCCCTGCACGAGCTGCTTCAATTGCCGCATTCAGTGCAAGAAGGTTTGTCTGGTCTGCTATTTCTTTTATCAAAGTTATTATTTCGTTTATCTCTTCTGATTTATGTCCAAGGGATTCAATTTTTGCAGCGGATTCTTTAACTTGATCAGCAAATTTTTGTAGTTCTTCCATGGTTATATGCATTGCATTTTTACCTTGCAACGCTATCTGCTTCATCTTCTGTGCAGCCTCTGCAGTATGCGAAGCATTTTTTGCTACATCAAGTGTTGTCTGAGCCATCTCTGTCATTGCAGTAGCTGATTGTTCTATTTGGACATGCACGTCATTAGAATTTTTTTCAAGTGAGGTGGAAGTTGCCGATAATTCTTCTGAACTACTTGCAAGAGTTCCTGTAAACATCTTCATTTTTCCAACTATTTCCCTCAGATTCTCTATCATCTTACACATTGATTTGTGCACTAACCCAATTTCATCTTGTGCGTATTCTGTCTTTGCACATGTAAGATCACCCTGTGCTATCTGGTCAGCACCCCATATGAGTTCACTCAAAGGTTTTGAAACAGAACGATAAATCCATGAACCAAATGCTATGCCTAGAATAATAGCTCCTATTCCTATGGCTGTAATAAGTATTGTGCTAAATTGCACCATCTTATTTACTGTTCCAATAGCTTTTTCCTGTTCGCCTTGTGCGGTTGTAACTGTTTGCTTACTTTTTTGGGCTTGATTCATAACTATTTCTCTTAATCTTTCCGATGCCTGTTTTGCTTTTTCTTGCATCAAAATCTGATGGCGTATTTTGGATATAATACCATCCTTTGCTAATAATGCTTCTTTAATTGAAGTAAGAGCAATTTTTACATTTCGGAGCATTGAAAGTTCTTCTTTGGCCTCGAGTTTTGTAAGGGCCTTTTCAAGGCTTTTTTGTACAGAATCTATTTTTTCGTATATTGTTCTTATCTCTACCTCCACGCTATCAATATCTTTTGCTGATGTTAGGGTAAAAAGTCTTGTTGATAGCCCTTCTATGGATAGACCGAGAGATACAAGTTCTGAATTCGCTATCAGTACATTGTTTGCTATATTTGCTTGAGTAAAGACTTTATTCTGATTTTCTGTCTCTGATCTGTATTTCTCTTTGGCAGAAGTAATATCACGATCTATTGTTGATATTACGAATGCAAGTTTTCCTGCTATTTCTTTATTTATTATATCGAATCGTTTTTTCTGTTCACCATTGCCCTGTCCAATAATAGCTACCTGAATTTTTACAAGTTCTTCTACTTTATCTTCTATGGTTTTAATTTCCGAATGAAGGTTCTTTGATGCTTGGATGTAGTCATTCTGAAGTGCTTTATTGATAACTGCCCCAACTTTGTCCTTTGCTATTGCCAGTGCGTTTTTATCTTGAGCTTTCTGTATTTCAAAAACTGCAATTTGGATGTCTTTAAGCATTGTTTTCAACAGTTCTACTTCTCTAAGGTGAGATAATATACCTTTTGTGTCTTCAAGAGATGTCATAAAATGTGCCGACCGATTGAGTTGGAGAGCTTTTATCTTTGCATCCATATTTTTCAATCTATTTGAAGCTTCTTTAAGTTTCTGTATAATTGTTCTGTTTGCTATTCTGGCTTCTTCTTCAGCCTTGAGCCTATTTTCGGTAATATCAAAAATTTCGTTTGCTACAAGACTTAATTCATTATAAGTCTCCATTTTTATTCCGCCATATAGAGATTCAAGTGCATTTTGTGTATTTTTTACCTCCGACAGAGACTTCTCTGCCTCAGAGCGGTATATTTTATATTCATCCATGTTTCTTGATACACTAACTTTTACAAGGTCTGCAGTAGCACCATGTATTGCTCTCTGAAATTCAACTGTCCTCATCTGAAATGGGGTGCTCCTCTCCGTGAGATAAAACAGTTTACTCTTAACAAAGCCCATACCTATGATGCTTGTAGCTGCAACTACACCAACTATTATAATAACTATGATTACATTCAGTGTAAGTTTTGTTTTGATTGTCATAATTTTCCTTTTTTAAGTAGTGGCAGAGTAGTCAAACCCTGCCACTCTATTTTTCCCTTACTCTGTAGGATAACCTCTCTTTTTCCAGTCGGGAAGCCCATCTCTGTACCAGTAAACCTTATAACCGAGAGAGTGCAACATTACAGCAACAGATGGTGAACGCCAGCATTTAATTCCATTACAGTACACAATATACTCTTTGTTTTTATCGAGTTTGTCTGCCATAGAAGGCCCTTGTTTAATTAAATCATCACAGAAAAACCATGTTGCACCAGGAATCCTTTCTGTATCATACTGTACTTTAATACGATTATCCAAAAAAACAGCCTTTTTCGACTTCCATAATTCGTATGCCTTATCGCCACTAATATTGGGTATCCCTTCAATTGATGCAGGCATCTCTTTCTGTGCCTTCTCGAGCTCATGAATTTCATTTACCTTGTTCATTACTGCGTCAGGCCATGCAGCAGCGAAAGCAATACCAATTGCAACAAATATTACTACTAACATCAGCCCTAAACATTTTCTTCTGTTCATTTTACCTCTCCTCCTTAAATTATAATTAATTCACCAACGGTGAATTGTCGCCCTATTGTTGTGAAATATATTTCTGCCCTTCTCCTTTAATAAAATCAATTAATTTCTGGACATTAACAGTTGGATTGCCTTTTGTGAGTAACAGTATCGGCATCACTACCTCAGGTACTTCAAGAGCCTTTATCTCTTCTTCCATCCACGTTAGATCGCAAACCGAACATTTCTCTTCATGTGTTCCAGAATATACTGATGTGTCATTAACAATCGCTACAGATCCTATTCCTACTGCTTCAGGATGCGCAGCAACCTTCTGCTTTACGTCTTCTATTGTTAATGCTTCAAGGATATCCCTCCTAGGAGATTCACAATCTAAAATATTTTTTATAAATAAGCTGTTGATTTCAGATGTAAGTGTGCTCCAGACAACTACAACAGGCAGATTTTTACCACCCACATCCTTCCAGTTAGTTATATTACCAGTAAATATTCTTTTTAGCTGTTCTTTTGAAAGTTTTGAAACCGGATTCTCTTTATGGACAAAAATAGCGATTTTAGCTTTCCCTATCACTACATGTTGTAGTGATGTCAAGTCTTTAATCTTCGTTTTTTCCTTTTTCATAGAATCCATCCAATCATTGCAACTAAAACCTATCGTTACAGCATCTACAGCACCATTTTCAAGATCCTCCAATGCAAGCTTGGGATCAGTAAAAGCAATCTGCAGTTTTATTCCTGACTCTCTTTCAAAATGTTTTTTTATTGGCTTCAGAATATTTTCAGCCGACACTGCACTTGCTTTTATTCTGATTTCATCCGCATAAGTACCAACACTTAATGATAAAAGAAAAATTATTACAGCTGTTACTAATAACAATTCATATTTTTTCATATTTCTACCATCCTATTAATTTAATTATAGCCCTGACAATTAAAAATTTTTATTAATATTTTATTAATTATATATATTTTATTAATTATATAACCTGCTCATTATAATTTTTCCACCTTATAATAATATATATTTTAAAAGAGCATATTTATTAAATTGAATATAATTTTAAATTAAAATTGTCAACTCCTCGAAATTCTTTAAAAAATCTTTCTGAAAAAATACTGTTTACACCCATTAGGCTCTATAAAAATTATAATATCTGAACATTATTACGATATTTTCTGCGCTTCTAACGTTATAAAGTTTTCCAGCAATTTCCCTATCAATCTATAAAACTCTATAACTGTATATCGCTGAAGTCTCTGCGCAAAAGCTATAGCAAAAGAATATAAGTGGTCTTTAAGCATCTGTAACTGCAATCCTTTAGCTTTTTCAAGAACAACTATGTAATTGTTGGAATGCGCTTGGGCTTCTTGAAAACATAAATAAGACATAAATTCAAGCTCAAGAGCGATATGGTCTGGTGGCAGAGAAAAATTATCAACAACTTGTAATCCTGATCTGTGATAAAGACGAGCTACCTCGATTGTTGATTCTTGAAGCAGTTTGCCTTCCTTGTAAACTGATTCAAAAAGAGGAACCATTCGTGGTCGAGAAGTATGACAAAGCCTAGTGTATTCTTTCTGTAAGTCCAAAAGATAAGATTCTAATGTTGATTTCTGACCTATTATAACAACGTGACTTATAAACTCATCAATATTAATCTTAATCTGGATAATACCTGAGCTTATATCATCAAGGTTATCTTTGAAAAAATTCATTTCCTCATTAACCTGCTTGGAAAACAATTTATTTATAAATTCTGAATTTGGATAATCAAGAGCCTCTGCAAAGAATGAATAAAAATATATTCTTATATCATGATTCAATTCCATAAACAATCAGGATGGGCAAAAACTTGCCCATCCCCCTCCTTTTAATTCATTCATTGATTCTTCTTTTCTTCTATCTGTTTTCTACGGTCACTGTATTTCTTTAATCCCACATAAACAAGCGTTGCTACAGCAGCCGCTCCCATAATTGTAGATGGTCCTCTTCCTGTTATGGAGTAGCTTGCAACATCTGGATAACCAATATTAACAGGCTTTTCTTTCATAAGCATTATAACACTCGTGCCACCATTCTCTTCCATTCCATACATATATAACTTGTTAGCTTCCGATAGTTTTTGGGCGGTATTTAAAATTTCTCCACGATCTCCAAAAGTAAGCGCACCGGTTGGACAAGCCTCAACACAAGCTGGATTTATACCTTTAAGCACTCTGTGAATGCACATCGTACATTTAACAAATTCCTTTTTCTGTAAATCCCACTGAGGTACATTAAAAGGACATGCTACAACGCAGGTTTTACATCCAATGCAATGTTGGGGATTATGAAGCACTATTCCCTCAGGCGTTTTATAAAATGCTCCACTTGGACATGAAGCAACACAGGAAGGATTCTCACAGTGCATACATCTGTGTTGAAGTAAACCATTGTCCTGAATTAAAACCACTGTTCTTGAAAAACCTCTTGCTGCCTGTTGATGAAGTCTGTTTTCCTGCACGCATTTATAGAAACACGTATTACAACCAGTACAAAATCTGGTATCTATAAGAAATCCATAATTTGCCATTTATGATCTACCTCCTTTCTTTATGCTTACATAAACATCTTCTACCCAGCCCATGCCCGTGGGATCATATTTTTTAACAATATTGGGATCTTTCTGAGGAATTAAATCACCATCACGATACCCAAAACTCTTTGCATAACGGAGCTTAGGTGAACGATGTCCAAGTCCATGAAAAGTTATCACACAATCTTTGCGTGCCACTCTACTGGAAATGTGAACCCGTGCCTTAACAGGACGCGGTAATACAGTCATATATTTGGGATTTGTCTCAAGTGTTACCCAATCACCTTCTGATATACCCATTTCCTGCGCTACCTGAGGATTTATCCAAACACGATCTATAAAATTTTTTTCACAAAGCGACTTAATTACAGGATTATTTAGAAAGTTAGGATCTGCATGCATAGTCCATGGCGCTCTTGTAACAATAAGTGAAAATCTGTAATCTCCTTCAGGTTCTGTCCATCGTTTTGCCCATTTTGGAAGTGGATCATGTCCAGCTTCTAAAATTTCATCTAAGTAAATTCTGATCCGACCCTCTGGACGTCCGTATCCGATTTCTCTAATTGTTCTCCAATTAGGATATGGCCTCTTCTGTATCCAGATCCCTCCCTTTTGTGTTAAGAATTCTTTTGTATTATTGGCAATACCCTGTTTCTTAAGCGCATAATCTCCCGTATTAGTTGGTATAACTTTTTCAGGGTTAGTACTGCCATCAACAGTCCAGTATTCCGGAGCCAAAGCTAATCCTATCTTAACTGCAATGCCACCCCAGCCAATACAGTCTCCAGGAGACTTTTGAACAGCTGACCCAGCTACATAACATGGATACTTTGGATAGTACTGCCTAATATCCAGTTTAGCCTCTTCAAACTGATGTGTGCCAGGCAATATGTAATCACACCAGAAATAAGATAAATCATCCACATACAGATTCCAATCAACAACTAGTTCCATTTTTTCTAGCGCCTTCTCTACCATCTGTGGCTGAATTAGCGCATGCAGTCCTCTAAATGGATTTTTGAAAAAAACACATTTAATTTTTTTAGTATGATATAGCCCATAACCTATAATGCCATAATGACCTGGCGCAGAAAAGTCTTTCTTTTGATAAATATTTTCTGTTACCGAAAATTCATGCCTGAAATCCGGTGCCTCTGCTGGCAGAGGAGGATAAGGCTTTACAGGAGGAGCAATCTCTTCAAGCCACGGTATTTTGACATCAGATAAAAGTAACACTCCACCTTCATGATCAAAAGAACCTCCAAGAGCGTGAAGAATATTAATGGCATGCATCAATCTCCAACTGTTAGCATAATTAGGACCAGCAGGGTCACGCTTAAGATTAGGAATACAACTGTAAGGAGATGCTTTTGCGTACTCTTCGGCAATTCTGGTAATTGCCTCCTGAGGAACCTCACTGATCTTTGATGCCCATTCAGCAGTATAATCTTTAATGCTTTCTTTTAAAAGTTGAAATACAGGATGAGCACTAATATGTTTCCCCTGATATTCAAATTCGTAAGGACCACCTTCTAACGCAGGGTCATCACACTTTCCTAACGGCTCAATTTTTTTATGTGTTTTACACCAGGCAAACCAATTACCTTCGCTACCACCAATATGTAACTGAGTTTTTTCATCAACAAGAGCAGCAGAATCCGTATATTCTTTTAAAAATTTTTCATTGTAAAGTTTACGATCTATAATAATTTTAATCATTGCCAGAGCTACAGCTAGGTCTGTTCCTGGTTTGATCGGATACCATTCATCAGCAAAACCATCAGCAATGGGAGTCTTCATAGGATTAAATATGATAATCTTGGTTCCATTGCGTTTTCCTTCTGCGATATGATTGAGAATTCCTGCTTTTCCACATTTGGTAAAAGAATCAAAGCCAAACCATATCATATACTTAGTGGTACTGTAATCAAACCCCCAAACAGAATGTGTAAGAGTATATGTGCTTGAGTAATACTTATTTGGAGGATTGGTCAGCATAAGAGAATTGATGTAGTAATGAGTTCCGAAACATTCTGTCCGCTGATCGCTTCTCCTAACTCCAAGAGACCTGCAGAGACGATTGGTATAAGGGTCTCCTGGTGAACAGAAAACAATCTCTTCTCTACTGAATTTTTTCATCCGTTGAATAATATCTGTTAAAGCGTCTTGTGTTGAAATTATCACCCATCCAGGATCCTCATTGAGACCCTTTTTAGGATTGGTTCTTTTTAAAGAAACAAGCAGCCTATCGGGATCATACATTGAATCTACAAAAGCAAGTCCCTTTATGCAATACTTACCTCTTGAAACAGGATCATCTTTCCATCCCTCAAGCGTTAAAGCTCTTTCCACTCCACTTTCTGAATCCTTACCAACCACAATATAATAAGCACAATCACATTCACAGGCTCTTGCACATACTTGCGGTATTTTTTTTGTAATCGTGTATTTAAACTCTGTTTCTGTAGCTTCAGCAAAACTGGCAAAAGGTACTAAATTCTTAAAAATTGGAGAAAAACCAGCTAATAAAGCAGAAGTACTCCCCCATTTTAATAATTGTCTTCTGCTTAATTTCGCAGTTTCCATAATATTCCTCCCTTTAATTTATTCTCCTAGCATATCTACTACAGTAAATTACGAGATGTTCCAAGTATGCCAGCTGCAAGAATAAGATATCTCAATGTAAAACCACCTATAAAAACACACAGGCCTGCAAGAATTCCTTTTGATATAAATTTAGGAGAAAGCTCTTCAATCTTTTTTAACTTCCATTCAAGATAAAATGGAGTAACCAATCCTACAACAATTACTAAAAACCAAAATGATAAAGACAAAGCCCCTGTTAAAAGACGATTAACTGAAGCAATTGCTGCAGCATTTGATGACCAACCCATTGAAACCAGATAAATTATTAGAATACATGTTTCAATGCCTATTCCCCACATATCAGCATGGCAGAGAAATTTCAAATTTTCAGCCTCTTGATTAATATCATGTTTCTTTGAAACAAAACCAAAAACTCCAATTAAAACTGCACTAATTCCAGTGGATATAGCCGAAGCTAGAAAGAGCAATGGCACCAGAAAGCTATTCCAGAAAGGAACACCTCTGACGTCCCAGAGTAAAACTCCAGTGTAAAAAGCTGTTAAGATAGCAAGAACAAAACCTGTACCCCACAGTAAGCTTCCAGAAGATAATTTTTTATTTCTAATATACCCAAGCCATTGAATACCACAGATAAAAAAGAAAAGTGTTAAGATCCAGGTTCCTGCTGCAATAACTGAACTATAAGGCCGTAAAAAAGCGTATACGAAGTTCATAGGCCTTCCTAAATCAAGAAATAAAAAAATAATACTCAAAATCAGACATGGAAGCGTTATTAAAATCCCTGTTCGAGTTGTTAAATTATCATCACCTCGTTTGTACCAGGCAAAAAATGCACTCAAATAAGCTCCTGCTGATACCCCTGCTAAAAAAAGATAAAGGGCAATCAGCCAACCCCAGGCTGTTTGGAGTTCTAGCATAACTTTGCCTCCTTTCTCTTTTACTTACACTAAATAAATTTACATCTTGTTTCCTCTGACCAGAAGCTGTTTTTTAAATCCTTCTCTGGCATCTTAGTTTGTACAATATAACCGTTTATCCTTTTTTTAAATGCATTAAACTCCTAATCTTTTCTCCTAACTTTTTCATTAAAAAATATAATGCAAGAATAAAGCCAAAATGCATCTCAAAGAAAATAAAGCATTTACAAAAATGGAATCTTAATAAACTGAAACAAATGATTGCATTTTTATTAATCTTTTATATTAAAATTTTCAAACCATATGAAAATACAATATTTAACCAGTTTTTTTTAAATAAATTGCAACATTATATTGCGTATTATCATATCGATAGATTTAAATTAACTAAAAGCTAGTATTTTTCAGAATAGTTACTATCAATGAAATGAAAATATTTGTGGCAGCTTATAGTTAACCTTGAATATTTTAATTTTTCAAATTCTACTTATAAGGAATACCATACTTTGATCTAAGAAGTTATCCTTATCTCATAAGAAACTCCGAAGCCATGAAAGACCAAGGCAAATTGAAACTATAAAAACATTGTATATCCATCTTGATTGTTTATCTCTTCTAACTACACGGTATTTCTCTGCATTAACTGTTTAAGATGCCTAAAAATTAAGAAAGACCTTAGGGTTGAAGGATGATGAAAATTGAAAACAGTCAAGTCAGTATATTGCAAACAAAATTCAAGATGATTATAATTAATTATCCAATAATGTTTTAGGAGGATAGATAAGTGGTTAAAAAATCTATACATTTTTTTTTAATTTTTCTGTTTCTTTTCTTATTTAAAAATAATGCCTTTGCAATTGATGAAATTCAAGAATGTTTTAATTATATTAATGCACAGGACTATAACAGAGCTATTTCTGTTGGTCAAAAAGCCGTAAATCTTTATCC includes:
- a CDS encoding methyl-accepting chemotaxis protein; translation: MTIKTKLTLNVIIVIIIVGVVAATSIIGMGFVKSKLFYLTERSTPFQMRTVEFQRAIHGATADLVKVSVSRNMDEYKIYRSEAEKSLSEVKNTQNALESLYGGIKMETYNELSLVANEIFDITENRLKAEEEARIANRTIIQKLKEASNRLKNMDAKIKALQLNRSAHFMTSLEDTKGILSHLREVELLKTMLKDIQIAVFEIQKAQDKNALAIAKDKVGAVINKALQNDYIQASKNLHSEIKTIEDKVEELVKIQVAIIGQGNGEQKKRFDIINKEIAGKLAFVISTIDRDITSAKEKYRSETENQNKVFTQANIANNVLIANSELVSLGLSIEGLSTRLFTLTSAKDIDSVEVEIRTIYEKIDSVQKSLEKALTKLEAKEELSMLRNVKIALTSIKEALLAKDGIISKIRHQILMQEKAKQASERLREIVMNQAQKSKQTVTTAQGEQEKAIGTVNKMVQFSTILITAIGIGAIILGIAFGSWIYRSVSKPLSELIWGADQIAQGDLTCAKTEYAQDEIGLVHKSMCKMIENLREIVGKMKMFTGTLASSSEELSATSTSLEKNSNDVHVQIEQSATAMTEMAQTTLDVAKNASHTAEAAQKMKQIALQGKNAMHITMEELQKFADQVKESAAKIESLGHKSEEINEIITLIKEIADQTNLLALNAAIEAARAGEQGKGFAVVADNVRQLAERTTVATENIANTVKTMQSEISDSVGFMKEERESVGKVLAHVENTLKAIDEIVSYVEGVADMVQRIAVATEEQSSASEEVSHNMENISIITKELSNSIGEIKRAAENLSKLATELHSMSEWFKV
- a CDS encoding substrate-binding domain-containing protein, with product MKKYELLLVTAVIIFLLSLSVGTYADEIRIKASAVSAENILKPIKKHFERESGIKLQIAFTDPKLALEDLENGAVDAVTIGFSCNDWMDSMKKEKTKIKDLTSLQHVVIGKAKIAIFVHKENPVSKLSKEQLKRIFTGNITNWKDVGGKNLPVVVVWSTLTSEINSLFIKNILDCESPRRDILEALTIEDVKQKVAAHPEAVGIGSVAIVNDTSVYSGTHEEKCSVCDLTWMEEEIKALEVPEVVMPILLLTKGNPTVNVQKLIDFIKGEGQKYISQQ
- a CDS encoding ATP-binding protein; translation: MFEQNQAFVWNGKEKKLKIVNRLPVYDINELLGIERQKELLLSNTKAFIEGKEVNNVLLWGERGTGKTTLIRALLTYFKDSPLRMIQVLKSDILTIPYLYDLIYEYENFRFIIFIDDLSFNEDEQEFRDLKIVMDGGIEEIPENSVIYATSNRRHLMPSISNTDDELFPEDSIQERASLIERFGLRIGFYRFSEEQYLNVVKHYAKKAELILSDEELITRAHEWALVHGTSGRSAYQFVLSLQIF
- a CDS encoding TorD/DmsD family molecular chaperone, producing the protein MNFFKDNLDDISSGIIQIKINIDEFISHVVIIGQKSTLESYLLDLQKEYTRLCHTSRPRMVPLFESVYKEGKLLQESTIEVARLYHRSGLQVVDNFSLPPDHIALELEFMSYLCFQEAQAHSNNYIVVLEKAKGLQLQMLKDHLYSFAIAFAQRLQRYTVIEFYRLIGKLLENFITLEAQKIS
- a CDS encoding 2-isopropylmalate synthase, coding for MKRIKIFDTTLRDGEQSPGASMNVDEKIQVAKQLKKLGVDIVEAGFPIASPGDFEAVNRISREVKGIVVAGLCRTRDQDIERAAEALKPAEQKRIHTFIATSDIHLKYKLRMDKQQVIEASVRAVKKARQYTDDVEFSAEDATRTDWDYLCKITEEVIKAGATTVNIPDTVGYTVPQEYAELIEYLINKVPNIDKAIISVHCHNDLGLAVANSLTAILKGAGQVECTINGIGERAGNAALEEIVMALKVRNDFFKTDTNIVTQEIYRTSRLISKITGMVIQPNKAIVGANAFAHEAGIHQDGVLKERTTYEIMKPEDIGIPSSKIVLGKHSGRHAFKKRLEELGFSLTDEEINRAFERFKKLADQKKYIFNEDLEALVSDEFLRTAEVYQLANLEISGGMNKKPTATVKIKINDMEKEITVSGDGPVDSVYKAITELTNSKAELKKFEIKAITGGTDALGEVTVILEEAGHAVRGHGSDIDIIVASAKAYINALNKLALKNLKA
- a CDS encoding rhodanese-like domain-containing protein, whose amino-acid sequence is MNRRKCLGLMLVVIFVAIGIAFAAAWPDAVMNKVNEIHELEKAQKEMPASIEGIPNISGDKAYELWKSKKAVFLDNRIKVQYDTERIPGATWFFCDDLIKQGPSMADKLDKNKEYIVYCNGIKCWRSPSVAVMLHSLGYKVYWYRDGLPDWKKRGYPTE
- the pssA gene encoding CDP-diacylglycerol--serine O-phosphatidyltransferase, with product MIQSRKKKKFRDTDIKPAKGVYILPNALTLCGMFLGFYAIIAAINGNLIHSAWAIVLANIFDGLDGWVARLTRTATRFGGELDSLSDIVAFGIAPSILIYKWGLYDFGRIGFAIAFLFAACGALRLARFNIQTGTIKSFKGLPIPGAATMIAATVIFCHEILNIAPEKNLFFPVITLILSFMMVSNIKFHGLKEVDFKEKKPFWLLIFFILLLFLIIIHPHIAVFILACIYVLSGIIETVIIFIKKRKKLAKKLSEGENQKTLNTEVYDEKNKNI